ATACAGGAATCAGCTCGTTCGTAGGGTACGAGTTAGAAACGGTGATTGTCTTGAGGTGCGCAGGCATCGTGGCTTTGGAAGAGGCACGTTGTACTAAAGTGATAGTGAAACTGggctccttctccagggcAGCCAGGACGACGCTGCCGATGGAGCCCATGGCGCCAATGAGGATGATGTTTTTGAACGTTGACATAGTAAAGGTTCAACGAGACTTTTTCAGTTGAATAATATGAATCTAGTAAGGAGTATATGCGTTATACACACTGTCGATGTAGCCGTTGTATTTTAATGGTTTGCTTGGGCACTCTACTCTCTTTGGATTGTGTTCTATTTGTGATATCCATATACTTTAGAAGACGAAACAACGGCCTTTAAGTATTGCACAAGCGGATGCAAGAGACTTGGTAAAGCCAATTACAGAGCACCAAATTGAGTCGCAAGAGAgggcagaagctgcttcgCCTAGCCGCTGGATTACCGTATTACCTCGAAAAATTGACCAGTGGGGTTTGTCACAATCTGATCGAATGGCCCCATCATTTACTTAGAAGAGTAGCCAGCGAACTTGTAACAGTAAGCATCTGCAGAGGCCCACTGGCCAATTTTTCGAATTTATCCAGTAGTTGTTAGATTTCCTTGGCATTCTGTTGTCTAGACTCTTCGTGGAAAAGTTGGCAGTATTCGATCACTAATAGACATAGAATGCTTACTCGCTAGGCTTCTTTTAAGCATCGCCACGCTAACCATATAACAGTTTTCTAGTCGCTTATACTATCCATAGATATCAACTCTTCCGCGACCATAGATGCTTTGCGTAACTTTTGTTGTGGGACTCCTTAGTTGTAGGGCTTCAAGCTAATGCAGCTGCCGATATGCAAGTTCCGACATATAAGATCCGCCATGCGGGTGCCGATTCGCAAGTGCCAATACTCCACAATCTACCTGTGGCACAGATACCAATGCGAGTCAATCAAGAGAAGCACTAAGAATCCTTTTGTGGGAAATCATGTTATAATGCCGAGGTGCGAAACCCCCCTTGGCTTAGAATTACAATTGCGCAGAATGAATAATCAATGAGGTTTAACAAGAGTGTATTCTCATGTCCTCTGTCATAAATCTTGCATTGAAGAGCGGGATGTACCGTTAAAGTTGACCGGCGAGCAACGTAATATTACGGAACTATCTAGATGCTTGAAGAGATAAGGCTGATTGAGGCCGTCCTGATTTACAATCTAATGGATGATCACTATTtgttaattattaattcCATGACAATAATACGCAGCTGCAAATATGGTCGGCCGCATTTATGACTAAATTTGCAATTGAGCTAAGTCCTTGCAGAGGTGAATGTAGTATATAAAGTAACAATTCAACCCCGTCAATTTGAGACCTGATTATCATTACCTCTGGATTAACAGCCATCAGACGACTCCTGGCTTACATGAACCGTCGCCAAAGATAGATTTTCGTCAAGAAACTCAACCATGTCATCGCAGAGACCACCAGCAATGTCCAAGCTTTTCCAGCCTCTAAAGGTTGGTAGAAACGTCTTGCCTCATCGCATAGTGATGGCACCACTTTCACGATATCGCAACACAGATGACCATGTGCCTCTGGATATGGCAGTCGAGTATTACTCCGCCCGAGCGGCCGTTCCCGGAACGCTCATTATCAGCGAAGCAACAGCCATATCTCGAAGCGATGAGACTGATCCAAATGGCCCTGGTATCTGGAGTGATGACGAGATTGCCCAATGGAAGCGTATCATCAGCGCTGTACATGCCAGGGGTAGCTTTTTTGTACAACAGATCTGGAGCCTAGGCCGCGCAGGTGACGCGCAATTTGCGAGATCCAAAGGCACCAAATACGCATCTAGCAGCCCAAGTCCCATGGAGGGATATGATACGATACCCGAGGAGCTCGCTGAGGAGGAGATCTGGGCCAAAATCGACGGGTTTGCCCAAGCCGCGAAAACAGCCATTGCCGCAGGGGCGGATGGCGTTGAGCTGCACGGCGCCCACGGCTACTTGATCGACCAGTTCACTCGAGAGTCTATCAACAAGAGAACTGATGAATGGGGTGGCTCCGTTGAGAACAGGGCGCGCTTTGCCATCGAAACCGTCAAGGCCGTTGCCGCTGCTATAGGGGCAGAGCGCACGGCCATTCGTCTCAGCCCTTGGGCGACTTTCCAAGGCGCCACATCCCCTGATCCACAGGCCCAGTTTCTATATATGCTGCACGAGTTCAAACGGCTGGAATTGAACCTTGGATATATCCACCTGGTAGAAGCGACCGGTGACCCTGTCACTTGGCTGTacgagaaggaagaggaactTGACCAGCACAAGACATACAGGCGTAACACACTCGAGTATCTGCTGGAAGAATGGGACAACTGGTCACCAGTCATCATCGCTGGTGGGTATACTGCGGAGAATGTCTTCCCAGCTGTAGATGGCCTTTACGCTAAATGGGATATCGCCGTTGCATTTGGACGATATTTTATCTCTAATCCAGACCTGGTATTCCGCATCCAAGCCGGTATTGAGCTAAGTCCCTACAAGCGGGATAGCTTTTATGCTAAGAAAACTGCTGAAGGGTACATTGATTATCCCGCCAGCGAAGAATTTCTAAAAGAAAGCCAGGCGCCACCATATTTATAGGATTTATGAACAATCACATGAACAGAAGGATGAACAGGGACAAAACGGGATATTAAGGCGCCaactaagtaaatataatatcCCATAATTTAGGAAGAATGGTTCGGGTGTATAAGTTATGAATAGGCTCGTTCTTTAGATAACTAAAATAACAGTCTTTAATACAGAACAGTCCAAAGAAGAGTTTCAATGGCACACTCTCTGTGATAGGGTCTTTTCATACCAAGATTTCTACTAGTCCGTCATACCGAGCAAAGATGGTTAGTTGGCTTGTTCTGACGAAGGCTCAAAAGATCATACGAAAAgaagcctcttttttcgtCAAGGCACCTGAGACGGGTCGCTCCTACGccagctgccattggctttggTATTCAAAGGCTTCTTGGGCGAGCTAGTTGATCAAAGTGTTGTAAAAAGGTGGCTGAGAATGGTTAACACCGACTTGGGAATTCATCACGAAAGTTACATGGCTGTCACATACCGCCTATTGCCCAACAGCTACTAAAGCGCTCCAGCTCACTTCTAAGAGTCTCCAGCTCTTGGGCTGAAATTTGAAACTCCTTGAGGCCCACTAAGGGTAAAACTGCTCGCCATACACAGCAAAGGCCAACAAATGACAAGTTCTCAATGCCGTTGTATCTTATGAAGTCAGAAGCAGAGAGACACATCTCTAGACTCATGCGTGCTATGGACCACAATGCATTGGCGTCTTTGGGGTCCCTGGGGCCGCTCCTGCTCCTATCATGGCTGCTTCGAAGTATCATGAGGGTACTAAAGACATATATGAGTTGTACGTTCAAGTCTCCAGATCTCACAGGTTTGGGCATTGATCTTTTTACCTAATTGTCATCGACGTTGGTTCACAATTGAGGAATGCTTTCTCTTCAGAAAGTCGCAAAAGCGTCAATAGTGAAGCCTGCGTAGAGCTGTCCACAGTAAAGTAATCAACTGGTGGAGTTCTTCCAAGCCGACAACAGCGCAAATGCACCAGAGCAGCGCTAACTGATTGTGACACAGTGGCTGTGATTCTCATCCTTCCAGTGTAGCCGTATACTTTAAGCCCTTCGTCTAATTCAAGGTCATGCTCCTCTATCAGGGGGAAGGAGTGCTTATCCGgtagcagcaatggcagagAACAGTCCATACCAGAGAGTGCGATGAGGCTAGGTTCTTGATCAGCGGCGGACCTTCCCGCCCTCATCTAGAGAATTCCAACTTACCGATCCAAGGTTACCAGTGCGTAACCGCATAATGTCCTTTCTTCCAAGTGTCTTGAATTCAGGTCACTGGATTCGTAGCTTTGGGTTTCGATTATCCGGGCCAGTGATACGCATGCACTCAATGTAGTATAAACAGATTCCAGGCCTTGTGAACATTCATAAGCCACAAGCAATAACCCGTACTGCAATAGATCA
This portion of the Trichoderma atroviride chromosome 6, complete sequence genome encodes:
- a CDS encoding uncharacterized protein (EggNog:ENOG41), giving the protein MSAQVPLTLKAQRSCQFCASRKQGCDRLLPNCSRCTSKFLRCDYIAHRDRHAVNRQNEAPAPSNDLVESRGSCSLDLSAKAESLLLRLACDSGSSAAEYGGHGLSELLFKVLDAFEVDIPNLLDSYFASVHRWLPIIEEEHIRHKFADLENHSHGDDARLLLAFYVVIQFPCNHADHSMNTRLYRTIRRLFIIAQSSLGVKDLDLLQYGLLLVAYECSQGLESVYTTLSACVSLARIIETQSYESSDLNSRHLEERTLCGYALVTLDRLIALSGMDCSLPLLLPDKHSFPLIEEHDLELDEGLKVYGYTGRMRITATVSQSVSAALVHLRCCRLGRTPPVDYFTVDSSTQASLLTLLRLSEEKAFLNCEPTSMTISTLMILRSSHDRSRSGPRDPKDANALWSIARMSLEMCLSASDFIRYNGIENLSFVGLCCVWRAVLPLVGLKEFQISAQELETLRSELERFSSCWAIGATFLQHFDQLARPRSL